Proteins co-encoded in one Xanthomonas campestris pv. badrii genomic window:
- a CDS encoding ABC transporter permease encodes MNLHAIAAIYRFEMARAFRTLTQSIASPVLSTSLYFVVFGAAIGSRMGDIDGISYGAFIIPGLVMLSLLNESISNASFGIYMPRWAGTIYEVLSAPVAWWEIVIGYVGAAATKSVMLGLLILLTARLFVPYEIAHPVWMLGFLVLTALTFSLFGFIIGIWADGFEKLQVIPLMVVTPLTFLGGSFYSIDMLPPLWQKVTLFNPVVYLISGFRWSFYGKADVHIAVSTGMTFLFLLVCLGVVAAIFRSGYRLKA; translated from the coding sequence ATGAACCTGCATGCGATCGCTGCGATCTACCGTTTCGAAATGGCGCGTGCCTTCCGCACGCTCACCCAGTCGATCGCCTCGCCGGTATTGTCGACCTCGTTGTACTTCGTGGTGTTCGGCGCGGCGATCGGCTCGCGCATGGGCGATATCGACGGCATCAGCTACGGCGCCTTCATCATCCCCGGCCTGGTGATGTTGTCGCTGCTCAACGAGAGCATCTCCAATGCCTCGTTCGGCATCTACATGCCGCGCTGGGCCGGCACCATCTACGAGGTGCTGTCCGCGCCGGTGGCATGGTGGGAAATCGTGATCGGCTACGTGGGCGCAGCGGCCACCAAGTCGGTGATGCTGGGGCTGTTGATCCTGCTCACCGCGCGGCTGTTCGTGCCGTACGAGATCGCCCACCCGGTGTGGATGCTGGGCTTTCTGGTACTCACCGCGCTGACCTTCAGCCTGTTCGGTTTCATCATCGGCATCTGGGCCGATGGCTTCGAGAAACTGCAGGTGATTCCGCTGATGGTGGTGACGCCGCTGACCTTCCTGGGTGGCAGCTTCTATTCGATCGACATGCTGCCGCCGCTGTGGCAGAAGGTCACCCTGTTCAATCCGGTGGTGTACCTGATCAGCGGGTTCCGCTGGAGTTTCTACGGCAAGGCCGACGTGCATATCGCGGTGAGTACCGGCATGACCTTCCTGTTCCTGCTGGTGTGCCTGGGCGTGGTGGCGGCGATCTTCCGCAGCGGCTATCGGCTCAAGGCGTGA
- a CDS encoding S8 family serine peptidase, which translates to MNNASLPLKSLLLSAILATATFQAHAANDQLSLRSLPTAGTPTTLPTRLIVKYHNSVPSDGSRLSILSAAATRAGVTRASDAARATPLNARVLRRTGTGASLLDVTRTLSSADRDKLLAELRADPQVQYAEFDRMLRPVDDFAGPALTAGTSAVTPQATAAAVTPNDRLYAGFQWHLQDSTGGIRVPQAWETSTGAGVVVAVLDTGILPDHPDLKDNDHILPGYDFISNATMSRRDSDARVPGALDYGDWTEEGNFCGLPAQSSSWHGTHTAGTVGELTNNTIGGAGVAHDAQILPVRVLGQCGGTGSDIADAIVWASGGHVDGVPDNIHPAEVISLSLGGPGTCDSNTQSAIDTAVANGAVVVVVAGNEASNSSLFSPSSCGNVINVGATRITGGIAFYSNFGSSVDLAGPGGGASDDTGNNGWDGVVLSTGYSGTTTPTSGDYEYVGMAGTSMATPHVAAVAALVQSALAASGKTPLAPAQMEAMLRQTARAFPVRPPAGRAIGTGIVDATAALEYVRNSCSGSTCTPVTVSLTNRVALTGQSGGQSEEKTYRFAAAAGSALNVLSYGGGGNVGLYIGFEAEPSTSSYLLKSVRTGSAQTLRLTAPQTGTYYIKLIGGAGGFNNVSLMARQ; encoded by the coding sequence ATGAACAATGCTTCGCTGCCGCTCAAGTCACTGCTGTTGAGCGCAATCCTGGCCACGGCCACGTTTCAGGCCCATGCGGCTAACGATCAACTCAGCCTGCGCAGCCTGCCCACAGCTGGCACCCCCACCACGCTTCCCACCCGCCTGATCGTCAAATACCACAACAGCGTGCCGTCCGACGGCTCGCGCCTGTCGATCCTGTCTGCAGCCGCCACCCGCGCCGGGGTGACGCGCGCCAGCGACGCTGCGCGCGCGACACCGCTGAACGCACGCGTGCTGCGCCGCACCGGCACCGGCGCCAGCCTGCTGGACGTAACGCGCACGCTCAGCAGCGCAGACCGGGACAAGCTGCTGGCCGAGCTGCGTGCCGATCCACAGGTGCAATACGCCGAGTTCGACCGCATGCTGCGCCCGGTCGACGACTTCGCCGGGCCCGCACTCACGGCCGGCACCAGTGCGGTGACGCCACAGGCCACGGCTGCGGCCGTCACCCCCAACGATCGGCTGTATGCCGGATTTCAATGGCACCTGCAGGACAGCACTGGCGGCATCCGCGTGCCGCAAGCCTGGGAAACCTCCACCGGTGCCGGCGTGGTGGTAGCCGTGCTGGACACCGGCATCCTGCCCGACCATCCGGACCTGAAAGACAACGACCACATCCTGCCCGGCTACGACTTCATCAGTAATGCAACAATGTCGCGGCGCGACAGCGATGCGCGTGTGCCAGGCGCGCTGGACTACGGCGACTGGACCGAAGAAGGCAACTTTTGCGGTCTGCCGGCGCAATCCAGCAGCTGGCACGGCACGCATACGGCCGGCACCGTCGGCGAACTCACCAACAACACCATCGGCGGCGCCGGCGTGGCCCACGATGCGCAAATCCTGCCGGTGCGCGTGCTCGGCCAATGCGGCGGCACCGGCTCGGACATCGCCGATGCCATCGTGTGGGCCTCCGGCGGCCATGTCGACGGCGTGCCAGACAACATCCATCCGGCCGAGGTCATCAGCCTGAGTCTGGGCGGCCCGGGCACGTGCGACAGCAACACCCAGAGCGCCATCGACACCGCGGTGGCCAACGGTGCGGTGGTGGTGGTGGTGGCCGGCAACGAGGCAAGCAATTCCTCGCTGTTCAGCCCATCGAGCTGCGGCAATGTGATCAACGTCGGCGCCACCCGCATCACCGGCGGCATTGCGTTCTACTCCAACTTCGGCAGCAGCGTGGATCTGGCAGGGCCGGGCGGTGGCGCCAGCGACGACACCGGCAACAACGGCTGGGATGGCGTGGTGCTGTCCACCGGCTATAGCGGCACGACCACGCCGACGTCCGGCGACTACGAATATGTCGGCATGGCCGGCACCTCGATGGCCACCCCGCACGTGGCGGCGGTCGCAGCGCTGGTGCAGAGCGCGCTGGCCGCATCCGGCAAGACGCCGCTGGCCCCGGCGCAGATGGAAGCGATGCTGCGTCAGACCGCGCGTGCCTTCCCGGTCAGGCCACCGGCGGGCCGAGCGATCGGCACCGGCATCGTCGACGCGACTGCGGCATTGGAGTATGTGCGCAACAGCTGCAGCGGCAGCACCTGCACGCCGGTCACGGTGAGCCTGACCAACCGGGTCGCCTTGACCGGCCAGAGCGGCGGCCAAAGCGAAGAGAAAACCTATCGCTTCGCTGCAGCCGCCGGTAGCGCATTGAATGTCCTCAGCTATGGCGGCGGCGGGAATGTCGGGCTCTATATCGGCTTTGAGGCCGAGCCGAGCACCAGCAGCTACCTGCTGAAGTCGGTACGCACCGGCAGCGCACAGACGCTGCGGCTGACGGCGCCGCAAACCGGTACCTACTACATCAAACTGATCGGCGGCGCGGGCGGTTTCAACAACGTGTCGTTGATGGCGCGCCAGTAA
- a CDS encoding DUF6630 family protein: protein MPDNSADYEDDEGLQPEGDEDDVDDHPARVWNLLVLINPGDEDTALGQFDAWREAQADADDDGDDAWLWTLKDVIDWRSGFYVDWKDTDSFIAAIDELSARWNLRIDWGGDLDDEDFASNLDVPDLMAVAFDRLREHGYSLWNWNTGGDAYAGWVALSRDDDAMLALTSLLGVEVRLGNEAF from the coding sequence ATGCCCGACAACAGTGCCGATTACGAAGACGACGAAGGCCTGCAGCCCGAAGGCGACGAAGACGATGTCGACGACCATCCGGCGCGGGTCTGGAACCTGCTGGTGCTGATCAACCCCGGCGACGAAGACACCGCCCTGGGCCAGTTCGATGCCTGGCGCGAGGCGCAGGCCGACGCAGACGACGACGGCGATGACGCCTGGCTGTGGACGCTGAAGGACGTGATCGACTGGCGCTCTGGCTTCTATGTCGACTGGAAGGACACCGATTCGTTCATCGCCGCCATCGACGAGCTCAGCGCGCGCTGGAACCTGCGCATCGACTGGGGCGGCGACCTGGACGACGAAGACTTCGCCAGCAACCTCGACGTGCCCGACCTGATGGCCGTGGCGTTCGACCGCCTGCGCGAGCACGGCTATTCGCTGTGGAACTGGAACACCGGCGGCGACGCCTACGCCGGCTGGGTCGCCCTCAGCCGCGACGACGACGCCATGCTGGCACTGACCTCGTTGCTGGGGGTCGAGGTGCGGCTGGGGAACGAGGCGTTCTGA
- a CDS encoding DUF3297 family protein, translating into MSDTPPDHLAIDPRSPFHDADALNRGIGVRFNGVERDNVEEYSMSEGWIKVQVGKSRDRRGNPMTMKVKGEVVAYFLDTKHDAEPAAD; encoded by the coding sequence ATGAGCGATACCCCTCCCGATCACCTGGCCATCGACCCACGCAGCCCGTTCCACGATGCCGACGCCCTCAACCGCGGCATCGGCGTGCGCTTCAACGGTGTCGAACGCGACAACGTGGAGGAGTATTCGATGAGCGAAGGCTGGATCAAGGTGCAGGTCGGCAAGTCCCGCGACCGCCGCGGCAACCCGATGACGATGAAGGTCAAGGGCGAGGTCGTGGCCTACTTCCTGGACACCAAGCACGACGCCGAGCCTGCTGCCGACTAA
- a CDS encoding YadA family autotransporter adhesin, translating into MSTAFFDDLSNRACLRHATAAAHPHAGNRPQPVLLHRAVLAALLLTGGSALAHAATPAATVPAATDVVAAVSDDTGAPADAAQDDPDDTGRHFHIVGGADASSDVGAFAGEPYAVAIGEASNALGEGGIALGAGATVTEKFAFAAGYAAAATGESAVAVGGTTDVFDYDDGGNILAVHAESTEATGFVSTALGGGAKALDAMTTAVGSGAEASVFEATALGHRARALAQGATSVGTRSQALGFGSSALGNGARALANSTVAVGLNAFASGTDSVVVGGISTAAESAGNSVGIAAATGTGAIAVGAGAQTLSDYAIAIGYNANVFPNLPGNTDAVAIGHSAGSFGANSVAVGGFALTQDTGSVAIGHRAVTYTPNSIAIGANAETSWFNPNSTTIGADSEVNGVDATAIGYGAKVGDWVDDGWNRSASSAVALGAHSHATRSNSVAVGDVASGLTRQITSVAAGSEATDAVNLAQLRSVATALGAGSAFDPGGNLISGSYLVQGSSYGNIGEAMGAIDAALTGVDRRIGALQNVTAGNVAVGGGSLAPVVGRGTNAVAIGSSATANGENGLAVGADALAYGPQDTALGANAKVNADGSTAVGANTTIASAATNAVAVGESASVSAASGTALGQGARVDADNAVALGRGAVADRANSVSVGSAGNARQVTNVAAGTSDTDAANVAQLNAGNSRTLSSANSYTDSRVSALSDSFTQLRDGSERRFQSMDRRIDRIGAMSSAMLNMGINAAGTQSARGRVAVGAGFQSGERALSIGYAKKVGERASFSLGGAFSGSESSAGLGFGLDL; encoded by the coding sequence ATGAGCACTGCGTTTTTCGACGACCTTTCGAACCGGGCCTGCCTTCGCCACGCCACCGCTGCCGCGCATCCCCACGCCGGCAATCGACCGCAGCCCGTGCTGCTGCACCGTGCGGTGCTGGCCGCGCTACTGTTGACTGGCGGCAGCGCCCTTGCCCACGCCGCGACGCCTGCGGCAACGGTTCCCGCTGCAACCGATGTAGTTGCAGCGGTCAGCGACGACACCGGCGCTCCGGCCGATGCCGCGCAGGACGATCCCGACGACACCGGAAGGCATTTCCATATCGTGGGCGGCGCCGATGCCTCCAGCGACGTCGGTGCATTCGCCGGCGAGCCCTATGCAGTGGCGATCGGCGAGGCAAGCAATGCGCTGGGCGAAGGCGGCATCGCGCTGGGCGCCGGTGCCACGGTCACCGAAAAGTTCGCCTTCGCCGCCGGCTACGCGGCAGCGGCGACCGGCGAATCGGCGGTGGCGGTGGGCGGCACCACCGATGTTTTTGACTACGACGATGGCGGCAACATTCTCGCCGTCCATGCCGAATCCACCGAAGCCACCGGCTTCGTGTCCACTGCGCTGGGCGGCGGCGCCAAGGCGCTGGATGCAATGACCACCGCCGTGGGCAGCGGTGCCGAAGCCAGCGTCTTCGAGGCCACTGCGCTGGGGCATCGTGCGCGTGCACTGGCGCAAGGCGCCACGTCCGTGGGTACCCGCTCGCAGGCGCTTGGCTTTGGCAGCAGCGCGCTCGGCAACGGCGCCCGTGCGCTCGCCAACAGCACCGTGGCGGTGGGGCTCAACGCGTTCGCCAGCGGGACCGACAGCGTGGTGGTCGGTGGCATCAGCACCGCTGCCGAAAGCGCCGGCAACAGTGTCGGCATTGCTGCGGCCACCGGCACCGGCGCGATTGCCGTAGGTGCCGGCGCGCAAACACTGTCCGACTACGCCATTGCGATTGGCTACAACGCCAACGTGTTCCCCAACCTGCCCGGCAACACCGATGCGGTGGCGATCGGCCATAGCGCCGGATCGTTCGGCGCCAACTCGGTGGCGGTGGGTGGATTCGCACTGACGCAAGACACCGGCTCGGTGGCCATCGGTCATCGCGCCGTGACCTACACCCCCAACAGCATTGCGATCGGTGCCAATGCCGAAACCTCGTGGTTCAACCCCAATAGCACGACGATCGGGGCCGACTCCGAAGTCAATGGCGTCGATGCCACCGCCATCGGCTATGGCGCCAAGGTCGGCGACTGGGTCGACGATGGCTGGAACCGCTCGGCCAGCAGTGCGGTGGCACTGGGTGCGCATTCGCATGCCACGCGCAGCAATAGCGTGGCCGTCGGCGATGTCGCCTCCGGCCTGACCCGCCAGATCACCAGCGTGGCCGCCGGCAGCGAGGCCACCGATGCGGTCAACCTGGCCCAGCTGCGCAGCGTGGCCACCGCCCTGGGTGCCGGCAGCGCCTTCGATCCCGGCGGCAACCTGATCAGCGGCAGCTATCTGGTGCAGGGCAGCAGCTACGGCAACATCGGCGAGGCGATGGGCGCCATCGATGCGGCCTTGACCGGTGTCGATAGGCGCATCGGTGCCTTGCAGAACGTCACTGCGGGTAATGTGGCGGTCGGCGGCGGCAGCCTGGCGCCGGTGGTCGGTCGCGGCACCAATGCCGTGGCGATCGGTTCGTCCGCCACCGCCAACGGCGAAAACGGTCTGGCGGTCGGCGCCGACGCGCTGGCCTACGGCCCGCAGGACACTGCGCTCGGCGCCAATGCCAAGGTCAACGCCGACGGCAGCACCGCGGTCGGCGCCAATACGACGATTGCCAGCGCCGCCACAAACGCGGTGGCGGTGGGCGAAAGCGCCAGCGTTTCTGCGGCCTCGGGCACCGCACTTGGCCAGGGTGCGCGCGTGGACGCCGACAACGCGGTAGCGCTGGGACGCGGTGCGGTAGCCGATCGCGCCAACAGCGTCTCGGTCGGCAGTGCCGGCAACGCGCGCCAGGTCACCAACGTCGCCGCCGGCACCAGCGACACCGACGCCGCCAATGTGGCCCAGCTCAACGCCGGCAACAGCCGCACGCTGAGTTCGGCCAACAGCTACACCGACAGCCGGGTGTCTGCGCTGAGCGACAGCTTCACCCAACTACGCGATGGCAGCGAGCGGCGTTTCCAGAGCATGGATCGTCGCATCGACCGCATTGGGGCGATGAGCTCGGCGATGCTCAACATGGGCATCAATGCGGCTGGCACCCAGAGCGCACGCGGTCGCGTGGCAGTCGGTGCAGGGTTCCAGAGCGGCGAACGCGCGCTCTCCATCGGCTATGCCAAGAAAGTGGGCGAGCGCGCCTCGTTCAGCCTGGGTGGCGCCTTCAGCGGCAGCGAATCTTCGGCCGGCCTGGGCTTCGGCCTGGACTTGTAG
- a CDS encoding ABC transporter ATP-binding protein, whose product MTSIVSIQGLSKTYVGGFQALRQVDLEIQRGEIFALLGPNGAGKTTLISIVCGLVNPSTGTVLADGHDIVRDYRAARASIGLVPQELATDAFETVWATVRFSRGLFGKPANPQYLETILRELSLWDKRNNKISTLSGGMKRRVLIAKALAHEPRILFLDEPTAGVDVELRHDMWQMVRRLREQGTTIILTTHYIEEAEDMADRVGVINRGELVLVEDKHTLMRKLGKKQLTLSLQSPLQAVPATLADLPLEPSADGSSLIYTFDTQAEQTGIGTLLRRLNEHGIDFKDLHSSESSLEEIFVNLVHGARNAQVRA is encoded by the coding sequence ATGACTTCGATCGTGTCCATCCAGGGATTGAGCAAGACCTATGTTGGCGGTTTTCAGGCGCTAAGACAGGTGGATCTCGAGATCCAGCGCGGCGAGATCTTCGCGCTGCTCGGCCCCAACGGTGCGGGCAAGACCACCTTGATCAGCATCGTCTGCGGGCTGGTCAACCCCAGCACCGGTACCGTGCTGGCCGACGGGCACGACATCGTGCGCGACTACCGCGCCGCGCGCGCCAGCATCGGGCTGGTGCCGCAGGAGCTGGCCACCGATGCGTTCGAAACGGTGTGGGCCACGGTGCGTTTCAGCCGCGGCCTGTTCGGCAAGCCGGCCAACCCGCAGTACCTGGAAACCATCCTGCGCGAGCTGTCGCTGTGGGACAAACGCAACAACAAGATCTCCACGCTCTCCGGCGGCATGAAGCGGCGCGTGCTGATCGCCAAGGCGCTGGCGCACGAGCCGCGCATCCTGTTCCTGGACGAACCCACCGCCGGGGTGGACGTGGAGCTGCGCCACGACATGTGGCAGATGGTGCGTCGGCTGCGCGAACAGGGCACCACCATCATCCTGACCACCCATTACATCGAAGAGGCCGAAGACATGGCCGACCGCGTCGGTGTCATCAACCGCGGCGAGCTGGTGCTGGTGGAAGACAAGCACACCCTGATGCGCAAGCTCGGCAAGAAGCAGCTGACGCTGAGCCTGCAATCGCCGCTGCAGGCAGTGCCCGCCACGCTGGCGGACCTGCCGCTGGAACCCTCGGCCGATGGCAGCAGCCTGATCTACACCTTCGATACGCAGGCCGAGCAGACCGGCATCGGCACATTGCTGCGCCGGCTCAACGAGCACGGCATCGACTTCAAGGACCTGCATTCCAGCGAGAGTTCGCTGGAAGAGATCTTCGTCAATCTCGTGCATGGCGCACGCAACGCGCAGGTGCGCGCATGA